One genomic segment of Arachis duranensis cultivar V14167 chromosome 4, aradu.V14167.gnm2.J7QH, whole genome shotgun sequence includes these proteins:
- the LOC107485381 gene encoding uncharacterized protein LOC107485381: HSPFFVGLTYSAPTATPSPPPPETISAALSTLKVNSLRLENPGPTVIRTFLYTNVSLLLANERPSPPPKVSVRLRSLRARGVAVSSSSPRSSSPSSRSLFEHTSRPPSPSLRIGCVCYGLGAVWNTAKVEPGSIVAVFGLGTVGLAVAKGAKSAGASHIIGIDINGKKFDTAKNLWITEFINAKEHDKPIQQVIVDLTDGGVDYSFECIGNVSVIRAALECCHKEFALHSTVYTIHTFFSSDIESKLRRIEDDPEGSGTSHLHSIIQGIDQIFANSFTVCSI, encoded by the exons CACTCCCCATTCTTTGTCGGCCTTACCTACTCCGCCCCCACCGCCACCccttcaccaccaccaccagaaACAATCTCCGCCGCACTCTCCACTCTCAAAGTCAACTCCCTCCGCCTCGAAAACCCTGGCCCAACCGTCATCCGCACCTTCCTCTACACCAACGTCTCCCTCCTCCTCGCCAACGAACGGCCATCGCCGCCGCCGAAGGTCTCCGTCCGACTAAGGTCTCTTCGAGCTCGTGGCGTCGCCGTCTCTTCGAGCTCTCCTCGGTCGTCGTCTCCCTCTTCTCGCTCTCTGTTCGAGCACACTTCCCGTCCTCCGTCGCCGTCTCTTCGCATTGGATGTGTTTGTTACG GTCTTGGAGCTGTATGGAACACTGCAAAAGTTGAACCAGGGTCAATTGTTGCTGTTTTTGGCCTTGGAACTGTTGGTCTTGCT GTTGCAAAGGGTGCAAAAAGTGCCGGTGCATCTCATATTATTGGCATTGATATCAATGGCAAGAAATTTGATACAG CGAAGAACCTTTGGATCACCGAGTTTATTAATGCTAAAGAACATGATAAACCAATTCAGCAGGTCATAGTTGATCTTACGGATGGCGGAGTTGATTATAGTTTTGAGTGCATTGGGAATGTCTCCGTCATAAGAGCTGCTCTGGAATGCTGCCACAAG GAATTTGCTCTGCATTCAACAGTATACACCATACACACCTTTTTCTCCTCGG ATATTGAATCAAAGTTAAGAAGAATTGAGGATGACCCTGAAGGATCTGGGACTTCCCATTTGCATAGTATTAttcaaggaattgatcaaaTTTTTGCTAATTCTTTTACTGtatgttcaatttaa
- the LOC107485380 gene encoding uncharacterized protein LOC107485380 → MGTISQDHAKLDSDTIAEAMKSLVESDPSIKVKFIIANVQARFHYTISYRKAWLAKQKSIIKVFGGWEESYQALLMWFSAIVQKMHGSQVQIKTQPLYNRSENVEGVRIFHRIFWSFKPSIISFKYCKPLVQVDGTHLCRNYKGCLLVAVAQDGNQNIVLVTFAIIEG, encoded by the coding sequence ATGGGAACGATCTCACAAGATCACGCCAAGCTAGACTCGGACACGATTGCTGAGGCTATGAAGTCATTGGTTGAATCTGACCCATCTATAAAGGTGAAATTTATAATTGCAAATGTCCAGGCAAGATTCCACTACACTATTAGTTACCGAAAAGCAtggttggcaaagcagaagTCGATAATAAAAGTTTTCGGTGGATGGGAAGAATCTTACCAAGCTTTGCTGATGTGGTTCTCTGCAATAGTTCAGAAGATGCATGGTTCACAAGTCCAAATAAAAACACAACCCCTGTATAATAGGAGTGAAAATGTGGAGGGTGTTAGGATATTTCATCGAATATTCTGGAGTTTCAAGCCAAGCATAATATCCTTCAAATATTGCAAGCCACTGGTTCAGGTTGATGGCACCCACCTATGCAGAAATTATAAAGGTTGCCTTTTGGTTGCAGTTGCACAAGATGGGAATCAAAACATTGTGCTTGTTACTTTTGCCATCATAGAGGGTTGA